CGGCATCGACTGCTGGAATCGCACCTATCCGTCCTTCGCCATCCCGGGGCGGGTAGCGGTACAGAACGTCTTTGCCCCCTTCACCGGGGTCGATGTAACGGCATGGGGTGGTTTCGAGGACAATACGCTCGTGGCGTTCGCGCTCGGAAAGCGGCTTACGACGTCGATTCCCGAATATACGGGTTCCGAACAGGGATGGATAAGTCTGTTCGCTGTGGATCCGGCAGTCGAGAATCGAACCAATGTTTCTCAAAAACTGCTCGCGACGGTCGAGCGCGACATGACGGATTTTGGCGTCTCCCGACTCCGTTTTGGCGGTGACCCCGGGCATTTCCTCCCCGGTGTCCCGACCGAGCTGGACGACCTTCGGAAGACGCTCCGTCAAAACGGGTTCGGCATCGACAGGACGTTTCACGACCTCCGAGGTACCCTCACGGAATACGAATCACCCCCACGAATCGCCGACGTTGCCGACTCGTGGCCGGAGTTGGCGCTCGAACGGGTCGGAGCGGACGCGAAACCCCTTCTCGAATTCCTGTCCGACCAGTTCCCGGGTCGCTGGAGCTACGAGGCGGAGAACTTCGTCCGTGTTCCTGGTGGGGCTTCGGAGTACTGGCTCCTCCGAAACGAGGGAGAAACGGTCGGCTTCGCCCGGACGAACACGCCGAATTCAGCGTATCGCGGTGGGAACGTCAACTGGGCGGACCGACTCGACGGAACCGTCTGCGGACTTGGCCCGCTCGGCGTTCACGAATCGTATCGCGGTCGTGGATGGGGACTCTGGTTGGTCGCGTCGCTCACCGAACGCTATCGCGACGCGGGATACGACCACATGATCATCGACTGGACCGACCTCGCCGAATACTACGGTAAGCTCGGCTTCGAACCGTGGCTCACCTACGAAACGGTCACGAAAGAACTGCGGGCGACAAAGGGGGCGGCGTGAACGAGCGCATCGTTATCGGCCTCATGTCCGGAACGTCACTGGATGGCGTCGATGCGGCCTGTTGTCGAATTCGAAGCGATGGGAACGACAGTCCAGACTACGATGTGTCCGTCGAGTCGTTCGTCACGCGTTCGTATGACCCACCACTCCGCGAGCGAATCGAAAAGGTGTGCACCGACGAGGGATCCGTCGCGGAGGTGTGTACCCTGAACGTTACGCTCGGAACGGTTTTCGCGGATGCGGCTGTTGCGGCCGCCACGGCCGCGAACATCGATATAGAGAATGTAAACGCCATCGGGTCACACGGCCAAACAGTCCGGCACGAACCGATACCGAAAGCGATGCCCGTTGGTGACGAGCGTCTCCGTTCGACGCTCCAAATTGGGGACGGGAGTCTTATCGCCGAACGAACCGGTATTACGACGATTTCCGACTTCCGCACCGCCGACATTGCAGTCGGCGGACATGGTGCCCCCCTTGTACCGTTCGCCGACCTCGCCCTACTTGCCGACGATGAGTCGTTCCAGATCGCTCAGAACATCGGTGGAATCGCAAACTGTACAGCGTTGCCACCCGAAGCGAGTCGAGAGAACGTCACAGCATTCGACACGGGTCCCGGCAATATGGTTATTGATGGCGTCGTCCAACGGTTGACCGACGGCGAACGGACGTACGATCGAGATGGAGAAATCGCTCGGAACGGAACGGTCAGCGACGCGATTCTCAAAACTGCGATGGACAAGCACTACTTCCATACTGCGCCTCCGAAATCGACCGGGAGGGAAGAGTTTGGTCGTGCGTACGTTCGAGAGTTCATCGACATCTGTCGCGAGCAAAATCTTCCCGACGAAGATATCGTCGCGACAGCGACCGCGCTGACGGCCCGATCGATCGCTGCTGCGTACCGCAAATTCCTCCCGCAGATGCCGGACGAAGTCGTCGTCTCCGGCGGTGGAGCGTTCAATTCTACGCTCATCGAGATGCTCGACGCGGAGGTGAACGGTCCGGTAACAACGATCGATGAATATGGCATCGGTGCCGACGCGAAGGAAGCCGTCGCGTTCGCCCTACTCGCCACAGCAGCACTCGATGGGGTTCCAAATAATGTTCCCAGCGCGACCGGTGCCGCCCGCCCGGTCGTCATGGGAAAGCGTTGTCCACCGACCTGAGCGACCCACACGTTTTCGAACGGTCGATATCTCACCGTAGCCCGGTCTCAACGGTAGGTTGTTTTCGACTCCGTAAAAGCCATATACAGTGATGTATCGACAAGCAGTGCTCCGCCATTCAGGGTTCGTCTTCATTCGTCAGCCGTTCAGAAGGTTTCGAACGAACCGAATCAAACGTTCATTCATCGTTAAATTAGGAAAAATGCGAACTGTAACGAGGGATGGCATACGACCCATCAAACAGACCATTACATCCATAGTATCGTAATGGATATCGAATGTCGTCGAGTCCACCATTCTGCAGAGAGAAGTGGTAATACTTGCGTTTAGAGCATGGTTTCTACTCTATCGAAACGGTGAGTCCCGATTATGAAAGTCCCATACACAACGAATTTTGGAAATTAACGTGTCTCGTGGCTTCTCCCGGTCGTTTCTGCTGAGCCGAAATTGATTACAAGACAGATGAAGGGTGAGAAACAGTTCCAGAAATTCGAACCGAGCGGCACTCTAATGGGAAAATGTGGACGAGAAGAAGCTACGAATCCGCTGTGACACCCGGGAGGTCGGGGAGGACTGTGAGTGACGTTACCTCGTAGGTCGGATCTTCGGGAAGATCGTATTCCGTTCGATGCGACCGGCGAACGAACACCGAATCGAGACCAGCGGCGTGGGCAGCACGAACGTCACATGCACTATCCCCGACGTACAATCCGTCCGTTACGTCGAGGTCCGCCATTGCGCGTTCGAGATAGTACGTGTCCGGCTTCGTTCGTTCGAATCCTTCGACCGTCGGTTTGCGGCCGTATACCGTCTCGAAAAGGTGAGCAAACTCGAAATATTCGAGCATGTATTCGACGGTTGCGTGTTGGTTGCTGCTGATAACACCCATTGCGTGGTGTTCAGCGAGGTCAAAAAGAACCGAACAATCGTCGTATGGTACTCGCTCGCCACAATCCATCATTCCACATTGAAGGCTCGACGTGTTTGCTTCGCGCTCCGGCCAAAACCTGGTGAAGTCGACGCCGAGATTATCACACACGCGACGCATATCCTCGATCGTCGCACCCGCGATAAACGCGTCTACGTCGGCAGTCGATGGAGAAATGCCAAACGCATCGAACGTCTCCTCGACAGCCTGCCGATAGGCGGTCGGATGCTCCGGATGGAAGTCGAGAAGGACGCCATCGACATCGAACAACAGCGAATCATACGTCATTGTGTTGTTTATTCCGTGTGAAGTCACAAATAGATTGTTCTCCCATGTTCGACAGGCAGAGTAGTTAAGACGGTTCGCAACCCTCGTTCAGCGGAATGACACATTCGACGGGAAACGATTCACTTGAAGCGGTTCTCGAACGCGGCCGGGACGAAGGCGTGTATCCCGGTGCCGTAGCAGCACTCGGGTCTACGGCGGGCATCGAACAGGTTGCAGTCGTCGGCGAACGTGACCCGGAGC
The Haladaptatus caseinilyticus DNA segment above includes these coding regions:
- a CDS encoding HAD family hydrolase, encoding MTYDSLLFDVDGVLLDFHPEHPTAYRQAVEETFDAFGISPSTADVDAFIAGATIEDMRRVCDNLGVDFTRFWPEREANTSSLQCGMMDCGERVPYDDCSVLFDLAEHHAMGVISSNQHATVEYMLEYFEFAHLFETVYGRKPTVEGFERTKPDTYYLERAMADLDVTDGLYVGDSACDVRAAHAAGLDSVFVRRSHRTEYDLPEDPTYEVTSLTVLPDLPGVTADS
- a CDS encoding anhydro-N-acetylmuramic acid kinase; the protein is MAHLRNGHERTAGDKGGGVNERIVIGLMSGTSLDGVDAACCRIRSDGNDSPDYDVSVESFVTRSYDPPLRERIEKVCTDEGSVAEVCTLNVTLGTVFADAAVAAATAANIDIENVNAIGSHGQTVRHEPIPKAMPVGDERLRSTLQIGDGSLIAERTGITTISDFRTADIAVGGHGAPLVPFADLALLADDESFQIAQNIGGIANCTALPPEASRENVTAFDTGPGNMVIDGVVQRLTDGERTYDRDGEIARNGTVSDAILKTAMDKHYFHTAPPKSTGREEFGRAYVREFIDICREQNLPDEDIVATATALTARSIAAAYRKFLPQMPDEVVVSGGGAFNSTLIEMLDAEVNGPVTTIDEYGIGADAKEAVAFALLATAALDGVPNNVPSATGAARPVVMGKRCPPT
- a CDS encoding GNAT family N-acetyltransferase, with amino-acid sequence MTAEFRQLTDYDSIRVGIDCWNRTYPSFAIPGRVAVQNVFAPFTGVDVTAWGGFEDNTLVAFALGKRLTTSIPEYTGSEQGWISLFAVDPAVENRTNVSQKLLATVERDMTDFGVSRLRFGGDPGHFLPGVPTELDDLRKTLRQNGFGIDRTFHDLRGTLTEYESPPRIADVADSWPELALERVGADAKPLLEFLSDQFPGRWSYEAENFVRVPGGASEYWLLRNEGETVGFARTNTPNSAYRGGNVNWADRLDGTVCGLGPLGVHESYRGRGWGLWLVASLTERYRDAGYDHMIIDWTDLAEYYGKLGFEPWLTYETVTKELRATKGAA